A region from the Phycodurus eques isolate BA_2022a chromosome 12, UOR_Pequ_1.1, whole genome shotgun sequence genome encodes:
- the tnfaip6 gene encoding tumor necrosis factor-inducible gene 6 protein, translated as MRLLAFLWTLSFLLKEAHTWGYRNGIFHNSIWLEQAAGVYHRESRKGRYQLTYKEAKAVCKYEGGKLATYEQLEAARQIGFHVCAAGWFDKGRVGYPIVKAGAGCGFGKVGIIDYGYRLNKSERWDVYCYNPSSKECGGVLTDQQRIIQSPGFPEEYHDDQICYWHIRVRLGQRILLHFVEFDVEDDTACLADYLEVYDSYDDVTGFAGRFCGDYLPEDIISTGNVMTLKFLSDASVTGGGFQLQYFAMNASALSQNYADYFQ; from the exons ATGCGTCTTCTGGCTTTCTTGTGGACCCTGAGCTTCCTTCTCAAAGAGGCACACACATGGGGCTACAGGAATGGCATATTTCACAACTCCATATGGCTGG AACAAGCAGCCGGAGTGTACCACCGGGAGTCGCGCAAAGGGAGATACCAGCTGACGTACAAGGAGGCCAAAGCTGTGTGCAAGTACGAGGGAGGGAAGCTGGCCACTTACGAGCAACTGGAGGCCGCTCGGCAAATAG GGTTCCATGTGTGCGCTGCAGGATGGTTCGATAAAGGACGCGTCGGCTACCCCATCGTCAAAGCTGGCGCCGGCTGTGGCTTTGGAAAGGTTGGCATCATCGACTATGGCTACAGGCTCAACAAAAGTGAGAGATGGGACGTGTACTGCTACAACCCTAGCT CCAAGGAGTGCGGTGGCGTTCTGACCGACCAGCAGCGGATCATCCAGTCTCCTGGCTTTCCGGAGGAATACCACGACGACCAGATCTGCTACTGGCACATCCGAGTGCGTCTCGGCCAGAGGATCCTCCTCCACTTCGTGGAGTTTGATGTAGAGGATGACACAGCGTGCTTGGCGGACTACCTGGAAGTGTACGACAGTTACGACGACGTGACCGGCTTTGCTGGAAG GTTTTGTGGTGATTATTTACCTGAAGACATCATCAGCACAG GAAACGTGATGACGCTGAAGTTCCTCTCGGATGCTTCGGTCACTGGTGGGGGCTTCCAGTTACAATACTTTGCCATGAATGCATCTGCACTGTCACAGAATTACGCTGACTATTTTCAATGA